A window of the Aeromicrobium phoceense genome harbors these coding sequences:
- the ispG gene encoding flavodoxin-dependent (E)-4-hydroxy-3-methylbut-2-enyl-diphosphate synthase translates to MPEAPPPVLAPRRPTRKIKVGSLDVGGDAPISVQSMTTTLTSDINSTLQQIAELTATGCDIVRVARPSQDDAEALPAIAKKSQIPVIADIHFQPKYVFAAIDAGCAAVRVNPGNIRKFDDQVGAIAKAAKDAGVSLRIGVNAGSLDKRLLEKYGKATPEALVESAVWEASLFEEHDFHDFKISVKHNDPVVMVAAYEMLSERGDWPLHLGVTEAGPAFQGTIKSATAFGALLSKGIGDTIRVSLSAPPVEEVKVGIQILQSLNLRPRKLEIVSCPSCGRAQVDVYTLAEQVTAGLDGLEVPLRVAVMGCVVNGPGEAREADLGVASGNGKGQIFVKGEVIKTVPESQIVETLIEEAMRIAETMEPVDGGSASVSVS, encoded by the coding sequence ATGCCCGAGGCCCCGCCGCCGGTGCTCGCCCCTCGCCGTCCCACCCGCAAGATCAAGGTGGGCTCGCTCGACGTGGGCGGTGACGCCCCGATCTCGGTCCAGTCGATGACCACCACGCTGACGTCGGACATCAACTCCACGCTGCAGCAGATCGCCGAGCTGACCGCCACCGGCTGCGACATCGTGCGCGTCGCGCGCCCCAGCCAGGACGATGCCGAGGCGCTGCCCGCGATCGCGAAGAAGTCGCAGATCCCGGTCATCGCGGACATCCACTTCCAGCCCAAGTACGTGTTCGCCGCGATCGACGCCGGCTGCGCCGCGGTCCGCGTCAACCCCGGCAACATCCGCAAGTTCGACGACCAGGTCGGCGCGATCGCCAAGGCCGCCAAGGACGCGGGCGTCTCGCTGCGCATCGGCGTCAACGCGGGCTCCCTCGACAAGCGCCTGCTGGAGAAGTACGGCAAGGCCACGCCCGAGGCGCTCGTCGAGTCGGCCGTCTGGGAGGCCTCGCTCTTCGAGGAGCACGACTTCCACGACTTCAAGATCTCGGTCAAGCACAACGACCCGGTCGTCATGGTCGCCGCCTACGAGATGCTCTCCGAGCGCGGCGACTGGCCGCTGCACCTGGGCGTCACCGAGGCGGGTCCGGCCTTCCAGGGCACGATCAAGAGCGCCACCGCCTTCGGTGCGCTGCTCAGCAAGGGCATCGGCGACACGATCCGCGTCTCCCTCTCGGCCCCGCCGGTCGAGGAGGTCAAGGTCGGCATCCAGATCCTCCAGTCGCTCAACCTGCGCCCGCGCAAGCTCGAGATCGTCTCGTGCCCGTCGTGCGGGCGCGCGCAGGTCGACGTCTACACGCTGGCCGAGCAGGTCACCGCCGGTCTAGACGGCCTCGAGGTGCCGCTGCGCGTCGCCGTCATGGGCTGCGTCGTCAACGGTCCCGGCGAGGCCCGTGAGGCCGACCTCGGCGTCGCGTCCGGCAACGGCAAGGGTCAGATCTTCGTCAAGGGCGAGGTCATCAAGACCGTGCCCGAGAGCCAGATCGTCGAGACGCTCATCGAAGAGGCGATGCGGATCGCCGAGACGATGGAGCCGGTCGACGGCGGCTCGGCGTCGGTCTCCGTCTCCTGA
- a CDS encoding DUF4081 domain-containing GNAT family N-acetyltransferase, producing the protein MTEVCDPPAATSSYVRPLGRADLDLIHDVLDREPLVDMFVRHRVDSTRLDRRWFGAELWGYFEDGEAVSLLHVGANVVPAQATPAAIDAFSDRLLTHGHKPSSLVGPAKAVLPLWDRVKHEWGPARSPRPNQPFMVLKHDSDVPLDPRVRPVGIDQVDTLYPACVAMFTEEVGIHPESVGSPSGYRARVTQLVTMGWSYAIIEDGTVLFKTEVGAATDTGCQLQGVWVHPDLRGTGVAAPALASVIRQVRRSVAPAVTLYVNSHNTPALRTYQRVGFRHVETFASILL; encoded by the coding sequence ATGACCGAGGTCTGCGATCCGCCCGCAGCGACGTCCTCCTACGTGAGGCCGTTGGGACGAGCCGACCTCGATCTCATCCACGACGTGCTCGATCGTGAGCCGCTCGTCGACATGTTCGTGCGCCATCGCGTCGACTCGACCCGGCTCGACCGCCGCTGGTTCGGCGCCGAGCTGTGGGGCTACTTCGAGGACGGCGAGGCCGTCTCGCTGCTGCACGTCGGGGCCAACGTCGTCCCGGCCCAGGCCACGCCCGCGGCGATCGACGCGTTCAGCGACCGGCTGCTCACCCACGGCCACAAGCCCAGCTCGCTCGTCGGCCCGGCCAAGGCCGTCCTGCCCCTGTGGGACCGGGTCAAGCACGAGTGGGGCCCGGCGCGCTCACCGCGACCCAACCAGCCGTTCATGGTGCTCAAGCACGACAGCGACGTCCCGCTCGACCCGCGGGTGCGTCCGGTCGGGATCGACCAGGTCGACACGCTCTACCCGGCCTGCGTGGCCATGTTCACCGAGGAGGTCGGGATCCATCCCGAGTCGGTGGGTTCGCCGAGCGGCTACCGCGCCCGCGTCACCCAGCTGGTGACGATGGGCTGGTCCTACGCGATCATCGAGGACGGCACGGTGCTGTTCAAGACCGAGGTGGGCGCCGCGACCGACACCGGGTGCCAGCTCCAAGGGGTCTGGGTGCACCCCGACCTGCGGGGCACCGGAGTCGCCGCCCCGGCCCTCGCCTCGGTGATCCGCCAGGTGCGCCGCTCCGTCGCGCCGGCCGTCACTCTCTACGTCAACTCCCACAACACCCCGGCCCTCCGCACGTACCAGCGAGTCGGCTTCCGCCACGTCGAGACGTTCGCCTCGATCCTGCTCTGA
- a CDS encoding DUF4439 domain-containing protein, with amino-acid sequence MSTATELRLTQRWLALEHEAIWTLGLVGARVPALAEAAEDAIAAHSTVRDRLGDAVRKLGDSPVATQPSYDVAEPTNAAAARALVRDVEARIAAACVRLVAATADQARDRAVRGLRAAAVAEVRWGGEPQPFPGLD; translated from the coding sequence GTGAGCACGGCGACCGAGCTGCGCCTCACGCAGCGCTGGCTGGCCCTCGAGCACGAGGCGATCTGGACCCTGGGGCTCGTGGGCGCCCGCGTCCCCGCGCTGGCCGAGGCTGCGGAGGACGCGATCGCGGCCCACTCGACCGTCAGGGACCGCCTCGGTGACGCGGTCCGGAAGCTCGGCGACTCCCCCGTGGCGACCCAGCCGTCCTACGACGTCGCCGAGCCCACGAACGCGGCGGCCGCGCGCGCCCTGGTGCGCGACGTGGAGGCGCGCATCGCCGCGGCGTGCGTGCGACTCGTCGCCGCCACCGCCGACCAGGCCCGCGACCGAGCCGTCCGCGGCCTGCGCGCCGCCGCGGTGGCCGAGGTGCGCTGGGGCGGCGAGCCGCAGCCCTTCCCCGGCCTCGACTGA
- the rimP gene encoding ribosome maturation factor RimP: MTTSPTDRISSLLEPVVTALGLDLDEVELLGKNENRRLLVAVDRDGGVDIDTIAQVTRAVSAALDESDVMGESRYTLEVASRGVDRPLLEPRHWRRNAGRVVAVELVDGERFEARIRASDDTGVDLAVKGDTTRFPYDEIVKAVVQIELNRKDV, encoded by the coding sequence ATGACCACTTCCCCCACGGACCGGATATCGAGTCTCCTCGAACCCGTCGTCACCGCCCTCGGCCTCGACCTCGACGAGGTCGAGCTTCTCGGCAAGAACGAGAACCGCCGCCTGCTGGTCGCCGTCGACCGCGACGGTGGCGTCGACATCGACACGATCGCCCAGGTCACGCGCGCCGTCTCCGCCGCCCTCGACGAGTCCGACGTCATGGGCGAGAGCCGCTACACGCTCGAGGTCGCCTCGCGCGGCGTCGACCGCCCCCTCCTCGAGCCGCGCCACTGGCGCCGCAACGCCGGCCGCGTCGTCGCGGTCGAGCTGGTCGACGGCGAGCGCTTCGAGGCCCGCATCCGCGCCAGCGACGACACCGGGGTCGACCTGGCCGTCAAGGGCGACACCACCCGCTTCCCGTACGACGAGATCGTCAAGGCCGTCGTGCAGATCGAGCTGAACCGGAAGGACGTCTGA
- the nusA gene encoding transcription termination factor NusA — protein MDIDMSALRMLEREKGIGFDLVVDAIETALLSAYHKTAGAQQHARVELDRKTGHVTVWARERLEAPPSEDGETPAATFTEEFDDTPEDFGRFAASVARQLIMQRIRDVEDERKFGEFSGKVGDIVSGVIQQGRSPGDVFIDLGSIEAVLPLNERVPEERYAHGERIKAYVYEVERGLRGPRVKVSRTHPNLVKLLFALESPEIADGSVEIAAIAREAGHRTKIAVHATAAGVNPKGACIGPMGQRVRAVMTELHGEKIDIVDFSENPAEFIAYALSPAQVKGVTIVDEATRSARVVVPDFQLSLAIGKEGQNARLAAKLTGWRIDIRPDTAPTPGGDSASTR, from the coding sequence ATGGACATCGACATGTCGGCGCTGCGGATGCTGGAGCGCGAGAAGGGGATCGGCTTCGACCTCGTCGTCGACGCGATCGAGACCGCGCTGCTCTCGGCGTACCACAAGACCGCGGGTGCCCAGCAGCACGCGAGGGTCGAGCTCGACCGCAAGACCGGTCACGTCACGGTGTGGGCGCGCGAGCGCCTCGAGGCGCCCCCGTCCGAGGACGGCGAGACGCCCGCCGCCACGTTCACCGAGGAGTTCGACGACACCCCCGAGGACTTCGGCCGCTTCGCCGCGTCCGTCGCGCGCCAGCTGATCATGCAGCGGATCCGCGACGTCGAGGACGAGCGCAAGTTCGGCGAGTTCTCCGGCAAGGTCGGCGACATCGTCTCCGGCGTGATCCAGCAGGGCCGCTCGCCCGGCGACGTGTTCATCGACCTCGGCTCGATCGAGGCCGTGCTGCCGCTGAACGAGCGGGTCCCCGAGGAGCGGTACGCCCATGGCGAGCGCATCAAGGCCTACGTCTACGAGGTCGAGCGCGGCCTGCGCGGCCCTCGCGTGAAGGTGTCGCGCACGCACCCGAACCTGGTGAAGCTGCTGTTCGCTCTCGAGTCGCCCGAGATCGCCGACGGCTCGGTCGAGATCGCGGCGATCGCCCGCGAGGCCGGCCACCGCACGAAGATCGCCGTGCACGCCACCGCCGCCGGCGTGAACCCCAAGGGCGCCTGCATCGGCCCGATGGGCCAGCGCGTGCGCGCGGTCATGACCGAGCTGCACGGGGAGAAGATCGACATCGTCGACTTCAGCGAGAATCCGGCCGAGTTCATCGCCTACGCGCTGTCCCCGGCGCAGGTGAAGGGCGTCACGATCGTCGACGAAGCCACGCGATCGGCGCGCGTCGTCGTCCCCGACTTCCAGCTGTCGCTCGCGATCGGCAAGGAGGGCCAGAACGCCCGCCTCGCAGCGAAGCTGACCGGTTGGCGGATCGACATCCGGCCCGACACGGCACCCACGCCGGGTGGCGATTCGGCGTCCACTCGGTAG
- a CDS encoding YlxR family protein, whose amino-acid sequence MIRTCVGCRQRAEKSTLVRVVAGRSPAGSTVEPDPDGSRPGRGAHLHPAERCLQLALDRRAFVRALRLEGPLDTDAVAAWVRAEAHSRA is encoded by the coding sequence GTGATTCGTACGTGCGTCGGCTGTCGTCAGCGTGCGGAGAAGTCCACCCTGGTGAGAGTCGTCGCCGGCCGGAGCCCCGCGGGAAGCACCGTGGAGCCCGACCCAGACGGATCTCGGCCGGGCCGCGGTGCGCATCTGCACCCCGCGGAACGGTGCCTGCAACTCGCTCTTGACCGGCGAGCGTTCGTCAGGGCCCTTCGTCTCGAAGGTCCCCTAGACACCGACGCCGTCGCCGCTTGGGTGCGAGCCGAGGCCCACAGCAGAGCCTGA
- the rbfA gene encoding 30S ribosome-binding factor RbfA: MTVASPRQAKKSDRIKEIVATMLERRVKDPRLGFVTITDVRLTGDGQHASIFYTVMGDDRSREDTAAALVSATGLIRSEVGKQLGARHTPSLEFFLDSVPETAREIEDLLAKARESDARVAEAAQGAAYAGEPEPYKQREDEDESTEQ; encoded by the coding sequence CTGACCGTGGCAAGCCCTCGTCAGGCCAAGAAGTCCGATCGCATCAAGGAGATCGTGGCGACGATGCTCGAGCGGCGGGTCAAGGACCCGCGGCTCGGCTTCGTCACCATCACGGACGTGCGACTGACCGGTGACGGTCAGCACGCGTCGATCTTCTACACCGTGATGGGCGACGACCGCTCCCGGGAGGACACCGCCGCGGCGCTGGTCAGCGCCACGGGCCTGATCCGCTCCGAGGTCGGCAAGCAGCTCGGGGCGCGACACACGCCGTCCCTGGAGTTCTTCCTGGACTCCGTCCCCGAGACGGCGCGCGAGATCGAGGACCTGCTGGCCAAGGCTCGCGAGTCCGATGCGCGCGTCGCCGAGGCGGCCCAGGGCGCCGCGTACGCCGGCGAGCCCGAGCCGTACAAGCAGCGCGAGGACGAGGACGAGTCCACTGAGCAGTGA
- the truB gene encoding tRNA pseudouridine(55) synthase TruB — protein sequence MVVVDKPIDWTSHDVVARTRRLAGTRKVGHAGTLDPMATGVLVLGVNRATRLLGHVAGADKEYLATIALGATTVTDDAQGDETSVADASAVTADDVLREIAPLTGAIEQVPSAVSAIKVDGKRAYARVRSGEEVQLKARAVTVETFELTGFEPGERAVAHVRVVCSSGTYVRALARDLGRALGVGGHLTSLRRTRVGGFGLDQARTLDQLAESFDMVGLDDAARAAFPGLDLDEDQARDVRFGRALPAVALPAEGPVAMFAPDGSFLALYEAAGAGARPVAVFV from the coding sequence CTGGTCGTCGTCGACAAGCCGATCGACTGGACCTCGCACGACGTGGTCGCGCGCACGCGCCGGCTCGCCGGCACGCGCAAGGTCGGCCACGCCGGCACCCTCGATCCCATGGCCACGGGCGTGCTCGTGCTCGGGGTCAATCGCGCCACCCGGCTGCTCGGCCACGTGGCGGGCGCCGACAAGGAGTACCTCGCCACCATCGCGCTGGGTGCCACGACCGTCACGGACGACGCCCAGGGCGACGAGACGTCGGTGGCCGATGCGTCGGCCGTCACCGCCGACGACGTCCTGCGCGAGATCGCGCCGCTGACCGGAGCGATCGAGCAGGTGCCCTCGGCCGTCTCGGCCATCAAGGTCGACGGCAAGCGTGCCTACGCGCGCGTGCGGTCGGGCGAGGAGGTCCAGCTCAAGGCACGCGCCGTGACGGTGGAGACCTTCGAGCTGACCGGGTTCGAGCCCGGCGAGCGCGCCGTCGCCCACGTGCGCGTGGTGTGCTCGAGCGGCACGTACGTGCGTGCCCTCGCGCGTGACCTCGGTCGCGCGCTGGGCGTCGGCGGACACCTCACCAGCCTGCGCCGCACGCGCGTGGGCGGCTTCGGCCTCGACCAGGCCCGCACCCTCGACCAGCTGGCCGAGTCGTTCGACATGGTCGGACTCGACGACGCCGCGCGGGCCGCGTTTCCCGGCCTGGACCTCGACGAGGACCAGGCCCGCGACGTGCGGTTCGGCCGCGCCCTCCCGGCGGTCGCCCTCCCGGCCGAGGGCCCGGTGGCGATGTTCGCCCCCGACGGATCCTTCCTCGCGCTGTACGAGGCGGCCGGCGCCGGCGCGCGCCCTGTCGCCGTCTTCGTCTGA
- a CDS encoding phospholipase D-like domain-containing protein, giving the protein MRFRSSPPRGLFRRFLIGSLLVQLGAVVSLMTATSIRKRMRGKGTEPLPRIEAEHFTIGGGNEVQVYVSGEALYDDMLAAIAGAHRRILLESYIIKGDEMGRRFRRALRDAADRGVEVCVIYDGFANLVVPPAFFRFGHGVHMMRYPILPHRLAFFSPRAWGRNHRKILVVDDAIGFVGGYNIGSLYADEWRDTHVAVTGPAVWDLENAFIDFWNDVRPHESMTPLSESTWDPHVRAHRNVPRQLIYPIRGMYLEAIDRATKSIEITQAYFIPDKNILQGLVDASRRGVQVRILVPKVSNHVVADFVARGYFGQLLDAGVEILRYSDHMVHAKTMTVDGEWSTIGTANIDRLSLTGNYEINLEILDDGLAEGMSRIFERDAQSAQVLDVQAWRDRPTIARLYERLLSPWRPLV; this is encoded by the coding sequence ATGCGCTTCCGGTCGTCACCCCCACGCGGCCTGTTCCGCCGCTTCCTGATCGGCAGCCTGTTGGTGCAGCTGGGTGCCGTCGTCTCGCTGATGACCGCCACCTCCATCCGCAAGCGGATGCGTGGCAAGGGCACCGAGCCGCTTCCGCGGATCGAGGCCGAGCACTTCACGATCGGCGGCGGCAACGAGGTGCAGGTGTACGTCTCGGGGGAGGCGCTGTACGACGACATGCTCGCCGCGATCGCCGGCGCGCACCGGCGGATCCTGCTGGAGTCCTACATCATCAAGGGCGACGAGATGGGCCGCCGGTTCCGTCGTGCCCTGCGCGACGCGGCCGACCGCGGCGTCGAGGTCTGCGTGATCTACGACGGCTTCGCCAACCTCGTGGTGCCGCCCGCGTTCTTCCGGTTCGGCCACGGCGTGCACATGATGCGCTACCCGATCCTGCCGCACCGGCTGGCGTTCTTCAGCCCGCGCGCCTGGGGCCGCAACCACCGCAAGATCCTCGTGGTCGACGACGCCATCGGGTTCGTCGGGGGCTACAACATCGGCAGCCTCTACGCCGACGAGTGGCGCGACACCCACGTCGCGGTCACCGGTCCGGCGGTGTGGGACCTGGAGAACGCGTTCATCGACTTCTGGAACGACGTGCGTCCGCACGAGTCGATGACGCCCCTCTCCGAGTCCACCTGGGACCCGCACGTGCGCGCTCACCGCAACGTGCCCCGGCAGCTGATCTACCCGATCCGCGGGATGTACCTCGAGGCGATCGACCGGGCGACGAAGTCCATCGAGATCACGCAGGCGTACTTCATCCCTGACAAGAACATCCTGCAAGGACTCGTCGACGCCAGCCGTCGTGGCGTGCAGGTGCGCATCCTCGTCCCGAAGGTCTCGAACCACGTCGTCGCCGACTTCGTCGCGCGCGGCTACTTCGGCCAGCTGCTCGACGCGGGGGTGGAGATCCTGCGCTACAGCGACCACATGGTGCACGCGAAGACGATGACGGTCGATGGCGAGTGGTCGACCATCGGCACTGCCAACATCGACCGTCTGAGCCTGACGGGGAACTACGAGATCAACCTCGAGATCCTCGACGACGGGCTCGCGGAGGGCATGAGCCGCATCTTCGAGCGCGACGCCCAGAGCGCCCAGGTCCTCGACGTCCAGGCCTGGCGCGACCGGCCCACGATCGCCCGGCTCTACGAGCGCCTCCTCAGCCCGTGGCGGCCGCTGGTCTGA
- a CDS encoding tetratricopeptide repeat protein produces the protein MADHRNSGPQGRGSNNRGNSNRPNSGKPTSGGGKPSGSGGGKPGPKSGRPTSAGRGRPDSGSRPSGRSGGAPRRGNDRPDRPDRAGRPQTGGDRTDAQKVYDGPPIPDDVSAKDLDKFARQELQGLPDKLAEKVARHLVMAGVLLHEDPELAHKHALAARARAMRVGLVREATGETAYACGNWAEALAEFRAAKRMTGRHSYAPMMADAERALKRPEKALEYDRPDIRAHLDEAGNTELSIVIAGARRDLGHLDAALQILESEPLTTKGRADWVTRLRYAYADTLLAAGRTDEAITWFHRVAGTDANNLTDVEERLTQLES, from the coding sequence ATGGCCGATCATCGCAACTCCGGACCCCAGGGCCGCGGCAGCAACAACCGCGGCAACAGCAACCGCCCCAACAGCGGCAAGCCCACCAGCGGCGGCGGCAAGCCCAGCGGCAGTGGCGGCGGCAAGCCCGGACCCAAGTCCGGCCGGCCCACCAGCGCCGGCCGCGGCCGCCCAGACAGCGGCAGCCGCCCGAGCGGACGCTCCGGCGGCGCCCCGCGACGCGGCAACGACCGGCCCGACCGGCCCGACCGCGCCGGCCGCCCCCAGACCGGCGGCGACCGCACCGACGCCCAGAAGGTCTACGACGGCCCGCCGATCCCTGACGACGTCAGCGCCAAGGACCTGGACAAGTTCGCCCGCCAAGAGCTCCAGGGCCTGCCCGACAAGCTCGCCGAGAAGGTCGCCCGACACCTCGTGATGGCCGGCGTCCTGCTCCACGAGGACCCCGAGCTCGCCCACAAGCACGCCCTGGCCGCCCGAGCCCGCGCCATGCGCGTCGGCCTGGTCCGCGAAGCCACCGGCGAGACCGCCTACGCCTGCGGCAACTGGGCCGAAGCCCTCGCCGAGTTCCGCGCCGCCAAACGCATGACCGGCCGCCACAGCTACGCCCCCATGATGGCCGACGCCGAACGCGCCCTCAAACGCCCCGAAAAAGCCCTCGAATACGACCGACCCGACATCCGCGCCCACCTCGACGAAGCCGGCAACACCGAACTGTCCATCGTCATCGCCGGCGCCCGCCGCGACCTCGGACACCTCGACGCCGCCCTCCAAATCCTCGAATCCGAACCCCTCACCACCAAAGGCCGCGCCGACTGGGTCACCCGCCTGCGCTACGCCTACGCCGACACCCTCCTCGCCGCCGGCCGCACCGACGAAGCCATCACCTGGTTCCACCGCGTCGCCGGCACCGACGCCAACAACCTCACCGACGTCGAAGAACGACTCACCCAACTCGAAAGCTGA
- a CDS encoding serine/threonine-protein kinase gives MSNDLAPGAPAAELPPGLVGLSELGGGLHHEVWLAYDESRLAPVVVKILRPELVGDADAVGATLREIDVLARLAHPSIVRLYDFDDAAERPYMVQEHLDGPTLSSLIFRDGPVQLHQLLPLALELAGSVHYLHTNGLLHLDVKPSNVIMGAPAKLIDLSLTLDLDSAAALDYPVGSDEYMPPEQCDPLAHGPIGPAADVWSIGATLYRAAVGHRAWRASDEDRWPQLTARPKPMPDFVPGAIRDLVMDCLAFDPAARPTTLDLVERIEPLMAALPTARLAGFSLRR, from the coding sequence ATGTCGAACGACCTCGCGCCCGGCGCCCCGGCGGCAGAGCTGCCGCCGGGGCTGGTGGGTCTCTCCGAGCTCGGTGGGGGACTTCACCACGAGGTCTGGCTGGCCTACGACGAGTCGCGGCTGGCGCCGGTCGTGGTGAAGATCCTGCGCCCCGAGCTGGTCGGCGACGCCGACGCCGTGGGCGCGACACTGCGCGAGATCGACGTGCTGGCCCGGCTGGCGCACCCGTCGATCGTGCGCCTGTACGACTTCGATGACGCGGCCGAACGCCCTTACATGGTCCAGGAGCACCTCGACGGCCCCACGCTGTCGTCCCTCATCTTCCGCGACGGACCCGTGCAGCTCCACCAGCTGCTGCCGCTCGCCCTCGAGCTCGCCGGGAGCGTGCACTACCTGCACACGAACGGCCTGCTCCACCTGGACGTGAAGCCCAGCAACGTGATCATGGGCGCGCCGGCGAAGCTCATCGACCTCAGCCTCACGCTCGACCTCGACAGCGCCGCGGCGCTCGACTACCCGGTCGGCAGCGACGAGTACATGCCGCCGGAGCAGTGCGACCCGCTCGCCCACGGACCCATCGGCCCCGCCGCCGACGTGTGGTCGATCGGCGCGACCCTGTACCGCGCCGCGGTCGGCCACCGCGCCTGGCGCGCGAGTGACGAGGACCGCTGGCCCCAGCTGACGGCCCGCCCGAAGCCCATGCCCGACTTCGTGCCCGGGGCGATCCGCGACCTCGTGATGGACTGTCTCGCGTTCGACCCGGCCGCGCGGCCGACCACGCTCGACCTCGTCGAGCGGATCGAGCCGCTCATGGCGGCGCTGCCCACGGCGCGGCTCGCTGGCTTCAGCCTGCGTCGCTGA